Genomic DNA from Veillonella criceti:
TTTTATTTATTGAAAAAGTAGAAACTGCTTATAAATTGAAAGATGAAAATGCAGTGGCTATGGCAGAAGCTGAAATTGTAAAAGAACCAGCACAGGCATAGGAGGCATTCATGGATTCATTACGCGTTGTTTTTATGGGAACACCGGACTTTGCAGTGCCTACCTTACAGGCACTCATTGAGGGGCCTCATGAAGTGGTAGGTGTTTTTTGTCAGCCCGATAAACAAAAAGGACGTGGTAAAAAAGTACAAATGCCACCTGTCAAGGAATGTGCGTTAGCGGCCGAATTGCCAGTCTATCAACCTATTACGTTACGCGATGAAGATTCGGAAACATTACTTCGTACATTAGCTCCGGATGTAGTTGTTGTCGTAGCGTATGGCAAAATTTTACCACCATGGTTAATTCGATTGCCCCAATATGGCTGTATTAATGTACATGCTTCTTTATTGCCTAAATATCGTGGAGCCGCGCCGATTCATTGGGCTATTTTAAATGGTGATACAGAAACCGGTGTTACTATTATGCAAATGAATGATGGCCTAGATACCGGTGATATGTTAGACATTATTCCTGTATCGATTAAAGCTGGTGAAACAACAGGAGAATTATTTGATCGCCTAGCACCGATAGGGGGACAGGTCATTAATGAAGTGCTTGCTAAAGCTATGGCAGGTACTTTGCAGCCTGTAGTTCAAGAAGATGAGCTGGCTACTTATGCGAATAAAATTACTAAGGAGATGGGCGCTATAGATTGGCACCGTAGTGCCTTTGAAATAGCCAATCAGATTCGTGGCCTTAGTCCAGCACCAGGTTGTTTTACTTTTTTTGATGAGGGAAAACGAATTAAAGTTTGGCAAGCAAGTGAAGTAACGATTGAAACTTTAGATTTGTCGTTAATTGAAACAGCCAAAACAGCTACTGTAGGGACTATTATAGGGGTAAAAGAGAAAAGTTTCCTTGTAGCGACTGGTAATGGTGTATTAGAAGTTTTTGAAGTACAGCCAGATAACAAGAAACGCATGAATGCTGGCGATTTTTGTCGTGGTCATCAAGTAAAGGCAGGACTAATTCTGAATGCGTAATCAACAACAAAGCTTAGGACAATATCCTTTGTATTTTAAATTAACTTTTGCAGTATTTGTTATTCTTACCTTATTATGGGGCGTATTAGGGTATCTACTATGGCCTGGCCTACATCGTTGGGGGGAAGGCGTAGCTATTACAGCAGAAGTTATGTTAGCAGTCTTTCCCTTGCTATGTTGGGTAATGTGGGGAAGCATGGCGTTGGCTTCAACCAATCATTTGCGAATACATCCGATTTGGCTTCGGATTAGCAATCGATGGCTTTATGCCTTTTTTCCATTAGTCTTACTAATCGGTAAAGTGGTGGGAATCACAAAAGATAAAGCAAGCCAAGCCCTCATTGATTTAATCAATCATTTAGTGGAACTTAATTTATATAAGGTACCAGCTGAACGAGTGTTATTATTAACACCGCATTGTTTACAACAGAGTGACTGTGTACATAAAGTGACAACTGATGTACATAATTGTAAACGTTGTGGCCGTTGTCAAGTAGGCACTTTGCTTGATATTGCTGACACCTATGGTTGTAAATTTGTTGTTGTTACAGGTGGTACGCTTGCTAGATTAATGATTAAAAACATTCGCCCTAAAGCCATTGTAGCGATTGCTTGTGAACGAGATTTGGTAAGTGGTATGAATGATGTATTTCCTATACCTGTTATTGGTGTATTAAATGAAAGACCTTGTGGGCCTTGTTGCAATACACGGGTAGATACAGATAGGATTAAGGAAGTCGTGGAGAAACTAATTAATGGATAAGGTACAAAAATCAGGGAGAATTCAACAAGGACAAGTTAATATTCGACGTTTGGCTGTACAGGCCTTATTAACCATTAATCGTGATGGTGCTTATGCCAATATTGTATTACAGCAGGTATTAGCTGAGCATCAATTAAGTGATGTGGATCGACGCTTTTTTACAGAGCTTGTATACGGTGTTGTTCGACGACGTAATTATTTGGATGCTATTATTGAAGCATTGGCTAAGCGACCATTACGTAAATTATCGTCTATTGTGGTAGAGATATTACGATTAGGTTTCTATCAATTGATTTATATGGACAAAGTACCAGATAGTGCAGCCGTTAATGAAAGTGTAAAATTAGCAAAGAAAATGGCCCGTGGTCTTGATGGCTTCGTCAATGGCGTATTACGTAATTTTTTGAGAAATCGAGAGGCATTTAGCATTGATGAGTTAGCTAAGAGTGACGTAGAACGACTCGCCTTTATTTATAATCAACCTATTTGGCTATTAGAACATTGGCTAGCTATTTATGGGGAAGAAAAAACAATTGGTTTATGTGTTTGGTTTAATGAACGACCTCGTTTAACAGCCCGCATCAATACTTTAAAAAATTCAATTTCTGATACAATGGTTGCTATTGAAAAAGAGGGCTGGCATGCTGTACCGACGGGTAAGGTACCAGAGGCTATCTACATTACTAAACATCGAGGCTCTTTAGAATCATCCCCATTAGTAAAAGAGGGTCTATTAACATTTTCAGATGAAGCGTCTATGGCAGTGGCCTATGTAGTGGATCCAAAAGAGGGCGAACGCGTTCTTGATTGTTGTGCCGCTCCCGGTGGTAAAACGATGCATATGGCAGCACGAATGAATAATAAAGGTCATATTGTAGCTGATGATATTCATGAACATAAATTAGGCCTTATGGAAATGAATGCTAAACGTTTAGGTGTTACTAATGTAGCATTTCAATTACAAGATGCGACACGTTTACCGAGTGAATGGGGCGGTTCCTTTGATAAGGTATTAGTTGATGCGCCTTGTTCTGGTCTTGGTATTTTACAGCGAAAACTCGATATGCGTTGGCATAAATCTGCTGAATCGTTGACTACGCTGCCTATTTTACAACTCCAAATCTTAGAACAAGCAGCTAAGGCAGTTAAACCTGGTGGCGTTTTAGTATATTCTACGTGTACGATAAATGAAGCTGAAAATGAAGATGTTGTTACTACATTTTTAGCTAGTCATCAAGAATTTTCCTTAGAGGATGCGGCTCCATTTTTGCCATTTGAAGTAACGGGACCTATGATTACCTTGTGGCCACAACGAGATGAAATGGATGGTTTTTTTATAGCTCGTCTTAGAAAACAAGGGTAATCTTATAAAATTGATTACGTAAGGATATAATTATGATAGAATTATTAGGTAAGAACCTCACTGAATTGCAAGCTATAATTGTGGAAGCAGGGTTTCCAAAATTTAGAGCTAAGCAAATTATGGATTATATATATAAGCGCTATATTTTTGATTTTCAAGCTATGCAACAGTTGCCAGGCAATATGCGAGATTGGTTAACAACTCATTGTGCGATTTCGATTCCTGAAATTGTAACGGAAAAGACGGCACCCGATGGATTAACCAAAAAACTGTTATTGAAATTATCTGATGGTAATCAAGTTGAAACAGTCTTGATGAAGCAACATTATGGCAATTCAGTTTGTGTTTCCTCGCAGGTTGGTTGTGCCATGGGGTGTGTATTCTGTGCTTCAACGACAGGTGGGTTGTATCGTAACCTGGACACTCACGAAATAGTGGCTCAAGTATTATTATTTGGATCACTCCTAAAAGAGCGTATTCACTCTATTGTTGTTATGGGGGCTGGCGAACCACTTCAAAATTATACGAACACAATTAATGCGCTTCGTTTGCTTCACGAAAAAGAAGCGTTTGATATAGGGTATCGTCGTATGACCTTATCAACTTGTGGGGTTGTTGAAAATATTTATTTATTAGCTGATGAAGGAATTCCTATTACATTAGCCCTTAGTTTACATGCACCGAATGATGCCATTCGACGTGAAATTATGCCGATTGGAGCTCACTATAATTTAGAGAATGTCTTAGCGGCAGTAAAGACGTATTATGAAAAGACAGATCGCCGAGTTACTTTTGAATATATTTTAATTGATGGTATTAATTCATCTATTGAAAATGCTCATGAACTAGGCACATTAGTAAAGGATTTCCCCAATTGTAATGTTAACTTAATTCCTGTGAATGGAAATGAACATATTCAGCTTTTTAAACCGTCTCGACGCCAAATGGAGGCCTTTAAAAATATTGTGGCCTCTTATGGTGTGGCTGTTACGGTGCGTAAGGAAATGGGCGATGCGATTCAAGCGGCCTGTGGTCAATTAAAAGTACAACATGCACAAAAACAGTCAGAATAATTGAGGCATGTGTGAAGGAGGACCTATGAAAAGTATAGGCATGAGTAAAATTGGTTTAGTGCGTCAACGCAACGAAGATCGATTTTATATTGGAGATTCCTTTTGCATAGTCACTGATGGTATGGGTGGCTATAAAGGAGGCGAAATTGCTAGTACTATGGTAGTCGACACCATTGCGGCGGATATGCAAAATTGGCAAACTGTATCGGTAGACGCATTGCGTCAAGCCGTAGCCAAAGCTAATACTGCCGTTTTTGAACGCGTTCAGGCGACTCCAGCATTAGAAGGTATGGGGACTACCGCCGTAGTTGCCTATGTGGAAGGAACAACCTTATATTGGGCCAACGTAGGCGATAGCCGACTCTATGTATTTCATGAGGGGCAACTGACACAAATTAGTACTGATCATTCTATGGTACAAGCCTTGTATGATGCGGGGGAATTAGCAGCTGATGATATGTTGCAACATCCACAGCGCAATGTATTAACTCGTGCGGTTGGTGTTGGGCCTGTTGTTGATATTGATGGTGGTGCTAAAGAATTAGCATCAGGCGATAGAATTTTGTTGTGTTCTGATGGACTCACTGGTTATATTGAAGAAGCGGTGATTGAAGAGGCTTTTCGCAAGGAAGCTAAGGATGATCGACTTGTGGAAGATTTGATGACCTTAGTCTATGATCATGGCGCTCGTGATAATGTAACAATAGTGATTGGCACCATTGACTAGGAGTGAGGTGAGAACATGAAAGAAACAGCAACAAAATTACAAGGTTTAATCCTTGATAATCGCTATAAAATTATTTCTAAAATTGGCGTTGGCGGTATGGCCGATGTGTTTAAAGGGGAAGATTTATTGCTAGGCCGGCCCGTGGCCATTAAAGTATTGCACCAAAATTTTGCTGGTGATGATGACTTTGTAGCTCGGTTTAAACGAGAGGCACAAGCAGCTGGTAAATTAAGTCATCCTAATATTGTCAGTATGTACGATGTAGGCTTTGATCAAGGCTATCATTACATCGTTATGGAATATATTGAAGGGGAAACCTTAAAAGAGTATATTACTCGACATGAACGGTTATCTATTGATAATGCTGTTAAATTTACCATTGCCATTGCAGAAGGACTAGAACATGCTCATGCTATGGGGATTGTACATTGTGATATAAAGCCTCATAATGTCTTAATTACCAAGCAAGGTCGTATTAAGGTAACTGACTTTGGTATTGCCCGTGCTATGAATGCAGGCACAACAATGATGTATACTAATTCTATTATGGGTTCGGCACATTATTTATCGCCAGAGCAGGCGAGCGGTAAACCTGTTAATGGAAGTACTGATATATATTCATTAGGGGCTGTTCTTTATGAAATGCTAACAGGGCGCGTTCCTTATGAAGGTGAAACGCCTATTAGTGTAGCTTTGAAACATGTGCGTGAAAAGTTAATTCCGCCGACCCGTTTTAATCCGAGTATTCCTACCTTATTGGAGTCGGCTGTCATTAAAGCCTTAGCAAAACGTCCAGAAGAACGTTTTAGTAATATTACTGATATGATTGCGGCTCTTCGCATGTCCCAAGGATTTGTAAATAGTAATAGCGGACGTCGGGTGCCTCATGATTTCGGAACTCAGGTTATGGTGCCAGTTACTGAATCACCTTATGGCGATGTAGACGATGAGGATACTTATTATGGTGGTGAACCGATTAAAGAGGGCTGGTTAGCTAAACTTTCACGTTTGCCACAAAAATATATTTTATTAGGTGCCTTTTTTGTATTCTTATTGGCTTTTGCCTGGGCTTTCTTGAGTTTTGGCAATTTCTGGAGCAATGCTACCGTTGATGTACCTAATGTAGTAGGTAAACAGGTATCAGTGGCTAAACATATTTTAGAAGATAACCATTTGCGCGTATCGACTAGTGAAGTTTCTAATCCTGATGTACCAGCAGGACAAGTTATTTCACAGAGCCCTGAAGCTGGCGAACAGGTGAAAGAGCAACGAACAGTTCATCTGGTAGTAAGTAAGGGTGTAGGTGATATTACAATGCCTGATTTAACAGGTATGACCTTAGATCAAGCTAAAAGCCGCTTGAAAGGTTTAGGTCTTGTAGTTGGTAAGATTACAACCGCTTCAGAAGAGGGGAAAGAAGATGGCGTTATTCTTATGCAATCACCTCCAGGTGACTCTAAAGTAACAAAAGGAACGACCGTAGATATTACAGTCAATCGCGTGAAGAGCCAGAAAGTGGAATTACCTAATTTAGTTGGTATGACCATTAAAGAGGCAAAAGAAGCCTTGAGTTCTTTAGGGTTATCGGTAGGCCCTATTGGTGGTAGTAGTGATGAGGCGGCGCTAGTTACAGCGCAAAGTCCAGAACCAGGAAGTTCTTTAGATGCTAATACAGCTGTTTCTTTAACTGGTGAGGTTAAGAAAGAAGTACCAGCTCCAACGGCCACAAATAACACAGTCACTAAGGGTACCGTTGATATTACGGTTCCTTCTGGTAAAGCTAATCAATCTGTACGCATTGTAGTGGCTGATGATGCAGGTTCACATACTGTCTTTGATGGCACTGCGCAGCCAGGCGAACGAATTGTTAAAGATGTTTCAGGAACAGGTAAGGTTCAAATTCAGGTATATTTAAATGGTGCCTTAGTACAGGATCAAACATTGTAGGAGGAATATGAATACAGGCATTGTCATTAAAAATATGAATGGGTATTTCTATGTTCAGGATGAAGTAGGCAACATGCATGAGTGTAAGGTGCGTGGTCGCTTGAAACAAGGTCGTTATTCTTTGTTAGTAGGTGATCGCGTAACCTTTGATCCGGCGGGAACAATTGAGAAAATACTACCTCGCCATAATGAATTAAAGCGTCCTCATGTGGCTAATTTAGATCAAGTCATATTAGTTGTTGCAGCTCACGAACCAGATATTAATGAGTTATTACTCAATAAATTAATTGTTATGATTGAGCATGCTGATATTCCCTTAGTGCTGTGTATTAATAAATGTGATTTACAAGATGACAATACGGCTGCTTTAGAAGCTCTATATCGTCAAATTGGTTATACTGTTATTTTAACCTCTACACGGACTGGTGAAGGTTTGGATGTTTTAAAAACACAATTACACCATAAAGTAAGTGCTTTTGCTGGACCATCGGGGGTAGGCAAAAGTAGTTTACTCAATGCCATTGAACCTACATTTGCTTTTCAAACTGGGGCAGTGAGTGATAAAATAAAAAGAGGTCGTCATACGACTCGGCATGCTTCATTGTACAGTTTAGATGGTGATTCCTTTATTATGGATACGCCTGGTTTCAGTGCTATTGATTTTAGTGATATTTCAGAAGAACGTTTAACTTCCTTATATCCTGAGTTTTTAGCTGTGGAAGAAAATTGCAAGTTTAATCCTTGTTACCATGAACATGAACCGATATGCGGAGTGAAAGAGGCCTTAGCGGCTGGTCAAATCAGTACGGGTCGCTATGAATCCTATTTAGTCATTCGCGAAGAAATTCGCAGTCAAAGGAAATGGTGAGACTATGGTAAAAATTGCACCTTCTATGTTATCCGCTGATTTTGCGCGCTTACAAGAAGAAATTAAAAACATTGAATTAAGTGGGGCTGATTTATTGCACATTGATATCATGGACGGGCATTTTGTACCCAATCTTACCTTTGGTGCTCCGGTGATAAAGTCATTGCGTAAACACACAGCTTTACCTTTTGATGTGCATTTGATGGTAACAAATCCAGCTGATTATGTAAAAGCCTTTGCTGATATTGGAACAGAATATTTTACATTTCATGCAGAAGCGACACCACATATGCATCGGTTAGTGCAAGAAATCAAATCATATGGTATGAAAGCAGGGGTATCATTGAATCCGTCAACACCTGTGGCTATGTTAGAAGATATAGCCGCTGATTTAGATATGATTTTAATTATGAGCGTTAATCCTGGCTTTGGTGGTCAATCATTTATTCCTCACGCTGTACGAAAAATCAAAAAGGCTAAGGCATTATTTGATTATTATGAAAATAGTAATGGCGTTGTTGAAGTAGATGGCGGTGTTAATCTTGAAACGGCGCCATTAGTTCGTGAAGCTGGGGCTGATATTCTCGTAGCTGGGTCGGCTGTATTTGGTGCACCTGATCGGGCTGAGATGATTCGCTCTTTGCGTGGTTAATACTAAAAGCTCCTGACCTTCAGGGGCTTTTATTTTAAATTAATTGTGACCGTATAGTAGTAACGGTAAGCAGGAAGTAAGGAATATTCATGAAAATTGGTACTGACATTATTGAAATTGAACGTATTGCTAAAGCTGTCACTAAATCTCATTTTGCAACGCGTGTGTATACCTCTCAAGAACTTGCCTATGCTACGAGTCGTGGTAAACAACGTGATGCTTCATTAGCGGGGATGTATGCGGCTAAAGAAGCCTTTGTAAAAGCATTAGGCACAGGGTTTCGAGATGGATCTTGGCAAGATTTAGAAGTGTGTCGTGATAAATTAGGGGCCCCTTATATGGTGTTACAGGGGGTATTTAAAGATTTGTATACGAGCCGTGGTTTCACTCAATTAGAAGTAACGATTAGCCACTGCCGAACATATGCCGTAGCAACAGTATTATTGCAATAGTATTATCACTGTCTTAATCTATAAAGGAAAGGAGTTTATATGCGTATTTTAACAAAAGAAGAAGCAAAATTTATTGATCAATGGGCCCCTACTAAAGGTCACTTACCGCTAGCTCTATTGATGGAAAATGCAGGCCGAGGTGTAGCAGAAGCTATTGTAACCGCTACTGAGGAAGAGAATCGGTCTTTAGATGTAGTAATTGTGGCTGGTAAAGGTAATAATGGGGCTGATGGTTTAGTTGCTGCTCGGCAACTAGAAGAATGGGGGCATGAAGTACGTGTTGTGATTCCTTGTGATGATAAAAGTGGCTCACCATTATTTCAACAACAATTAGCCGCCATTGAGGCCTTAGAAATTCCTGTATTAACTTTAGCTGATGGCGATGTTTTTGAAGCTGCAGATGTAATTGTAGATGGACTTTTAGGTACAGGATTACAAGGTGAATTACAAGGACCAATTTTAGAACTTTTAGATCGCATGGAAGCCCATGTAGATACATATCCTGATACCCTGTTAGTTGCGATTGATGTACCATCAGGTCTCAATGCAAATACTGGGGCTGTAGCTGAGGGCACATTGGGTATGGATTTAACGGTTACCTTTGGAGCCCCTAAACAAGGCATGTGTTTATATCCTGGTAAATCATATTGTGGTGAAATTATTGTAAAGGGGTTAGGCTTTGCTTGGGAGACAGCTTTATTGGATGAAAGTAATGAACATTTTCCTACAGAATTAATTACGGCTGAGTTAATTGATGCTTTATTACCAGAACGAGAACCGACTTATCATAAAGGGTCTAACGGTCACACACTTATTATTGGTGGATCTGATGGCATGATAGGCGCGCCTTTATTGGCAGCAGAAGCGGCTGTTTATGCAGGGGCTGGTAAAGTAACGACTGTAGTACCTTCCGATTGCTTACGTATGTTACAAACAAAAATTATGCCAGAAGTTATGACAGGTTCATTCGGAAATTTACTTCATCTACGTATGCATAGTTCAGAAAAACAAGCCGTTGCTATTGGACCTGGGTTAGGACGCAATGAAGAAACAACCACGTTAGTGAAGAACTTTATGACTACAACAGAAGTTCCTTTAGTTATTGATGCTGATGCTCTTTGGGCATTAGGTCATATGGATATTGTAGGCCACGAATTTAGCAAACGAGAACGACCGGTGATTATGACACCGCACCTTGGAGAATTCGCTCGTCTTACAGGCCTTACCATTGACTCTATTGAGGCAAATCGTATTGAAGTAGCTCGTCAATTTGCTATTAAGTATCAGGTTGTATTAGTTTTGAAAGGGGCTCCTACGGTAGTAGCATCACCAGATGGGTTGGTGGCCGTTAATAGCAGTGGTAATGAAGGTATGGGCACTGGTGGTATGGGGGATACCTTAACAGGGATTATAGCTAGTTTATTAGGGCAAGGCTTGGAAGAAGTCGAAGCCGCTATGGCCGGTGTGTTTCTTCATGGAGCAGCCGCTGATTTTTTATATGAAACGCGCCATGTAGGTTTTATGCCATCGGAAGTAGCCCGTCAAGTACCTTATATAATGACGGAAGTAGTAGGCAGTGAATAATTTAAGTTATCCTCTTTTTAGGTGACATGAAACTATTTTATAGTTTTAAAATTTAATATAAAGTGTTTAAGGTGATGTATGCAATATTATATTAAACGTTGGTTAACATATATTACGCTAGTTATAGTGTTAGTAGTAGGCTCTTTATCTTTAAGTGGTTGTAATTTAGAAGCTTCTATTCCTAATATGGGCGCAGCTAACCATACAACGGCGACACAAAGTAATGATTCCCTATCTGGCACACTTGACGTATATACGTTAGATATTGGTCAAGGGGATTCTCACTTAATTAAAGTGGGTGATGACTATACTTTAATTGATACAGGTGATGTGGATCATCGTGATCGATTAATCGCTTTATTAAAGCAATATAATGTCTCTTCTTTAAAGAATGTTATTATTACACATCCTCATGCGGATCATATGGGCGGTTTTTATGCATTGATAAAAGCGGGGATTCCTATTGGACATGTGTATGATAATGGTATGGAAGGATCTACTTCAGTATATAAGACCTATTTAAAGAATATTAATAAGAAACAGATTCCTCATAGTGCGCTATATAAAGGGGCAGTCGTGGATTTAGGTCATGGTGCTACGTTTACCGTTTATGCACCAGAGGAAGGAAAGTATCTCTTAGATAATAAAGGTAGGCCAGACCCTAATGACAATAGCATTGTAGGCAAATTAACATTTGGTAAATTTTCTATGCTGTTTACTGGTGATGCGTCTCGGGCTGAAGAGAATCGACTTATTAAAGAAGAAAATACAAAATTAGCAAGCCGTGTTCTTAAAGTTGGCCATCATGGGAGTGCTAGTTCTTCACAAAAAGATTTTATTCGTTCAGTACGCCCTGAATTAGCGGTAATTTCTGTAGGTTTACATAATGATTATGGTCATCCTACTTCGCAAGCACTTAAACGACTTGCTGAAGAAAAAGTATTAGTCTATCGTACTGATACACAAGGCACAATTCGTATTCACACAGATGGGAACACGTGGAGTGTAACTACGGAACGATAAATCTTGTCAAGTAAAAAGTAAAAGTCCTTTAATTAAAACATACGCTCCTATAGGGATTGGAAAGTCCTGTTATATAAAGACTTTCCTACTATGGGAGCGTATGTTTGCTTTGTGAACAGTCTATGAAAATATTGAGCTTTTCAAGATTCTAAGAAATCTTATGTTATAATAAACTAAACATGTCCATATGGTTTACTAAATTAAATTAGGAAAGTATACGGACTTGTTATAATCTGTGTTATGTAGATAAATTACTTTAAAATTAAATACGAGACTTCATTAGGTCATAGGTTAGTGATAGGAGTGAGATTGTTGCGAAAACTATGGTTAGCTCTGTTGTTTACAGTTATAGCATTTCCATTATGGGCTATGTCTGTACGTGCAGCAGATGTAACAGATGTTAATTGGGTGACACGAAATGATGCACCTATTCCTTTTGTACGAGTTGTATTAAGTTTAACAGCTCCTGTAGAAGCATCAGCTTCGATTGATAAAGCGGGGACTACAACAACAGTACAGTTAAAAAATGTAAAATTAAAAAC
This window encodes:
- a CDS encoding ComEC/Rec2 family competence protein produces the protein MQYYIKRWLTYITLVIVLVVGSLSLSGCNLEASIPNMGAANHTTATQSNDSLSGTLDVYTLDIGQGDSHLIKVGDDYTLIDTGDVDHRDRLIALLKQYNVSSLKNVIITHPHADHMGGFYALIKAGIPIGHVYDNGMEGSTSVYKTYLKNINKKQIPHSALYKGAVVDLGHGATFTVYAPEEGKYLLDNKGRPDPNDNSIVGKLTFGKFSMLFTGDASRAEENRLIKEENTKLASRVLKVGHHGSASSSQKDFIRSVRPELAVISVGLHNDYGHPTSQALKRLAEEKVLVYRTDTQGTIRIHTDGNTWSVTTER
- a CDS encoding NAD(P)H-hydrate dehydratase — its product is MRILTKEEAKFIDQWAPTKGHLPLALLMENAGRGVAEAIVTATEEENRSLDVVIVAGKGNNGADGLVAARQLEEWGHEVRVVIPCDDKSGSPLFQQQLAAIEALEIPVLTLADGDVFEAADVIVDGLLGTGLQGELQGPILELLDRMEAHVDTYPDTLLVAIDVPSGLNANTGAVAEGTLGMDLTVTFGAPKQGMCLYPGKSYCGEIIVKGLGFAWETALLDESNEHFPTELITAELIDALLPEREPTYHKGSNGHTLIIGGSDGMIGAPLLAAEAAVYAGAGKVTTVVPSDCLRMLQTKIMPEVMTGSFGNLLHLRMHSSEKQAVAIGPGLGRNEETTTLVKNFMTTTEVPLVIDADALWALGHMDIVGHEFSKRERPVIMTPHLGEFARLTGLTIDSIEANRIEVARQFAIKYQVVLVLKGAPTVVASPDGLVAVNSSGNEGMGTGGMGDTLTGIIASLLGQGLEEVEAAMAGVFLHGAAADFLYETRHVGFMPSEVARQVPYIMTEVVGSE